From the genome of Streptomyces sp. NBC_01341, one region includes:
- a CDS encoding acyl-CoA thioesterase: MARHIYSCPLRWSDMDAFGHVNNVVFLRYLEEARIDFMFRLAPGDGSPSFSGGSVVARHEIDYVRPLVHRHAPVTIESWVTKITAASLTIAYEVKDPDQVYVRASTVVVPYNLAEERPRRITAEEKHFLQEYLDQEPAVV; encoded by the coding sequence TTGGCCCGTCACATCTACAGCTGCCCGCTGCGCTGGTCGGACATGGATGCCTTCGGCCACGTGAACAACGTGGTCTTCCTCCGCTACCTGGAGGAGGCGCGCATCGACTTCATGTTCCGGCTGGCGCCGGGGGACGGTTCGCCGTCCTTCTCGGGCGGCTCCGTCGTGGCCCGGCACGAGATCGACTACGTGCGCCCGCTGGTCCACCGGCACGCGCCGGTGACCATCGAGTCCTGGGTCACGAAGATAACCGCCGCGTCGCTCACCATCGCCTACGAGGTGAAGGACCCGGACCAGGTCTACGTACGGGCGTCGACGGTCGTCGTGCCGTACAACCTGGCGGAGGAGCGGCCGCGGCGGATCACGGCCGAGGAGAAGCACTTCCTGCAGGAGTACCTCGACCAGGAGCCCGCCGTCGTATGA
- a CDS encoding ABC transporter ATP-binding protein has product MTSSTETTLAELEQRAAARRDRPSYGHDSLIACDRLVRIFSADGVEVQALQGLDLLVTKGELMALVGASGSGKSTLMNILAGLDVPTAGSAKVAGCDLLSMGPKERLRYRRDVVGFVWQQTSRNLLSYLTAAQNITLPMQLRGGGRNRERAARAESLLEMLEVADCRDRRPAQMSGGQQQRVAIAVALANNPSVLLADEPTGELDSATGEQVFAAFRRANEELGTTIVIVTHDQAVASEVRRTVAIRDGRTSSEVLRRTEVDAATGQESQVAREYAMLDRAGRLQLPADYTEALGMEHRVMLELERDHIGVWPDAPKE; this is encoded by the coding sequence GTGACATCGTCGACAGAGACCACCCTGGCGGAACTGGAACAGCGGGCGGCGGCGCGCCGTGACCGGCCGTCGTACGGACACGACTCCCTGATCGCCTGCGACCGGCTGGTCCGCATCTTCTCCGCGGACGGGGTGGAGGTGCAGGCGCTCCAGGGACTCGATCTGCTGGTCACCAAGGGCGAGTTGATGGCGCTGGTCGGGGCCTCGGGGAGCGGCAAGTCGACCCTGATGAACATTCTGGCCGGCCTGGACGTCCCCACCGCGGGATCGGCGAAGGTGGCGGGCTGCGATCTGCTCTCGATGGGGCCGAAGGAACGGCTGCGCTACCGGCGCGACGTCGTCGGCTTCGTCTGGCAGCAGACCTCCCGCAATCTGCTGTCGTATCTGACCGCCGCCCAGAACATCACGCTCCCGATGCAGCTGCGCGGGGGCGGCCGGAACCGCGAACGGGCCGCGCGCGCCGAGTCGTTGCTGGAGATGCTGGAGGTCGCGGACTGCCGGGACCGCCGCCCCGCCCAGATGTCCGGCGGGCAGCAGCAGCGGGTGGCGATCGCGGTGGCCCTGGCCAACAACCCCTCGGTGCTGCTCGCCGACGAACCGACCGGTGAGCTGGACTCGGCGACGGGCGAGCAGGTGTTCGCCGCGTTCCGCCGGGCCAACGAGGAACTCGGTACGACGATCGTGATCGTGACCCACGACCAGGCCGTGGCGAGCGAGGTACGCCGCACGGTCGCGATCCGGGACGGCCGCACGTCGTCCGAGGTCCTCCGGCGCACCGAGGTGGATGCCGCGACGGGGCAGGAGTCCCAGGTGGCACGGGAGTACGCGATGCTCGACCGGGCGGGCCGGCTGCAGCTCCCGGCGGACTACACCGAGGCGCTGGGGATGGAGCACCGGGTGATGCTCGAACTGGAGCGGGACCACATCGGGGTGTGGCCGGACGCGCCGAAGGAGTAG